Below is a window of Drosophila willistoni isolate 14030-0811.24 chromosome XR unlocalized genomic scaffold, UCI_dwil_1.1 Seg144, whole genome shotgun sequence DNA.
TGTTCGATTATATGTATAACTTTATTAGCATGTAATTAAAGTAAACGGAAAAGGAAATATACCCAAAGTTGAAAAACTTTAGCAAATTTGTTCCTTgtatcatcatcaacatcgtcatcaacatcatcatcatcaacaacaacacattgcattatgtatatattagattctttgtttttgttttttttttttctgtgtgtggtttttatgttattattacgtatgtatttttgtattagatattattttgtataattGATTGCTTTTCAAATTGATTAGGCTAAAACGAGATTGAAACTGGTGTGTATAATAATAACTGTGTGTAGTAGAATTTGTTCTGTTTCCGTATCTCTTAATCTCTGGATTTCTCTTACTGCGTTCATTATGTTCATTTCATCGTTTAATCGTTTCTGTTTGGCTTTTAGTGTACtactttataattttattctcataattattatttatgctGATGCGCACAAAGTGGAATGCGTTCGGGCGGGGGGTTTTCTCGGTTTAAAAGTGCTAAAGtgcaattttgtttatttgtttttggaaGTTAGTTTACCCATTTACTGATTATGTCCTGCAAGTGAGAAGAGCAAAGTAAGTGTAAGGAAATTCTATTAGCGGTCGTTGGATAATTACATGAAAatatacgcacacacacacacacacacgcacaggcGTACACACACTAGTGCTGTTACACTCACCTTTACGTCGTCCATTTCATCGTCTGATGACGAGTGTGAAAGTCCATTGTAGGTCTTAAAGGTGACATTCTTCATGAAAGATTTGAGTAAACTTGCACTTAGCTGGCCAAACTTGTAAGGCACCACAGGATCGTAGTCGCCATGCGCCTGGAAGatctataaatttcaaaatttttaataaatatattcttACTAATGAGTAGAACTAATTAACAGCAACAAAAGGCAATTAAAACTTACCGGCACATCGTCGCTGTTTACTTTGGCCCCCGGGAATTGCTTGTGCAGCGGAAGCCAACAGGATAGAGCCACCACGCCGGCCAGCGGCTGATCGTACGTTAGCGCCGAATACAATGCCAATGCTCCACCCTGGGAGAAGCCACCAATCACAATCCGATTGGCTGGTATACCCGCGCTCACCTCCTTCTGGATCATACCGTGAACATTGTCTCGTGCTGCCTGTATGCCCGGCTCATCCTCTGGCCCAGAGATGTCCAAAGTCTTCAGATCGAACCACGAGGGCATGCGGAAGCCAGCATTTAAGGAAACGGGCTGTGTGGGCGCCGTGGGGCAAATGACCTTCATGAATGGCGGCCTAATGGCTGCCAATGCACTGCTCCAACCATGTCTACAGAATTGGGAGGAGAGAAACCAAAGTTAAAGGGTAACAACTAGCTTTATAGCCATATGGACTAATCCTTGACGGAAACCTACCCAGTGTCGCCCAGGCCATGCATGAAAATCAACTGAGGGAGAAAGAATTAGAAGAATTTCAGCAATTTACTTGCAATTGTCATCCCTGTTAACCCCAGCAACTTACCGTTGCCGTCTGCTTGACCGTGGCCTCGATAATGACCGGTGCTGACATGTTGtcgttttcttctttaatttgtttagCCTCTTTCCAACTATGCCGCCAGGTGACAGGTACAGATTGTTATTGCTCGGTCTTCCTAGTTGAACGAAAAAGGGAAAATGCTTGTTAATTCTCACTTACGTGgcgtgtgtgtctgtgtttgttatgtcattttaaaattagtaATATTGATTATTTTAGGTACGTCCGCCACCTTTCCTGCTTCCCTGCCCCACCGAATTATCATTAGCCGGCATGTGTTCTAACTTTAATTTAGGCTCGCTCAAAACAGTTTTTATTGTTCATTAATATTGAATACCTTGTTTAACTTTATATTTACCGAATAGCTGTAGtttgtttttctattaattttgtttaaagaCTACGACTAAAACATCGGTGTTTGGCAACGCTGCGAGCATGTCTCTCTCTCCACCTCTCTGGACATTAATCGAACGGACAGTGCTGCCAGAGCATCCGATGGAAAATTTTCGATAATGACAGGTTGTCGATTGTGTGCGATAAGTTATCGAATTAGATACGAGGGCTTTTTCAAACAGTTGTTCTCACGTTACTTTATAAAagacaatattttttgtaaacCATCCTACATTTTAATGTAGGacaaattaaaattcttttattgagaaatatatttaattattataaaaaaatgttcgTGTGGACACGTCGttgttttttcaattttatgcCTTAAACTGCTCCAACAGTTGGCTCAAAAGCTCCACTATCTTAGCCTTCTGTCCTTTATTGTTAGAGCTATCGTTTCCCTGCTCACCGGCATTGTCACTTCCAGGGCGGCTTTGTTCGCTGGAGTCGCCTTGCTCACCGGAATTATCGTTTCCAGGTTTTCCTTGTTCACCGGAGTTGCTGTTTCCTGGCTTTCCTTGTTCACCTTGTTCATCGGATTCGTTGTTTCCAGGACGGCCTTGCTCTCCAGAATCGCTGTTTCCTGGTTTTTCTTGCTCGCCAGAGTTATTTCCAGGGCGGCCTTGCTCGCCAGAGTTGTTGTTTCCAGGACGGCCTTGCTCGCCAGAGTTGTTTCCAGGACGGCCTTGCTCGCCAGAGTTGTTTCCAGGACGGCCTTGCTCGCCAGAGTTGTTGTTTCCAGGACGGCCTTGCTCAACAGAGTTGTTCTTTCCATGCTTGCCTTGTTTACCAAACTTTTTGTTTCCAGGCTTTCCCTGTTCACCAGAGTTGCTGTTTCCAGGCTTTCCCTGTTCACCGGAGTTGCTGTTTCCAGGCTTTCCCTGTTCACCAGAGTTGTTGTTTCCAGGCTTTCCCTGTTCACCAGAGTTGTTGTTTCCAGGCTTTCCTTGTTGACCGTCACCAGACTCGCTGTTTCCAGGTTTGCCTTGGTCACCAGACTCGCTGTTTCCTGGCTTTCCTTGTTCACCAGATTCGCTGTTTCCTGGCTTTCCTTGTTCACCAGAGTTGCTGTTTCCTGGCTTTCCTTGTTGACCGTCACCAGACTCGCTGTTTCCAGGCTTTCCTTGTTCACCAGAGTTGCTGTTTCCTGGCTTTCCTTGTTCACCAGATTCGCTGTTTCCTGGCTTTCCCTGTTCACCAGAGTTGCTATTTCCAGGCTTTCCCTGTTCACCAGAGTTGCTGTTTCCAGGCTTTCCCTGTTCACCAGAGTTGCTATTTCCAGGCTTTCCTTGTTCACCAGAGTTGCTGTTTCCAGGCTTTCCTTGTTCACCAGATTCGCTGTTTCCTGGCTTTCCCTGTTCACCAGAGTTGCTGTTTCCAGGCTTTCCTTGTTCACCAGATTCGCTGTTTCCTGGCTTTCCTTGTTCACCAGAGTTGCTGTTTCCAGGCTTTCCCTGTTCACCAGAGTTGCTATTTCCAGGCTTTCCTTGTTCACCAGAGTTGCTGTTTCCAGGCTTTCCCTGTTCACCAGAGTTGCTGTTTCCAGGCTTTCCTTCATCATCAGATTCGTTATTTCCAGGACCTTGCTCATTGGAATCGTTATTTTCTGGAATCTCTACCTCGTCAGAGTCCTTGTCGTCTTTTCCTGGGCGTCCTTGTTCGGAATTATTGTTGTCCAATTGTGGACGTTCTTGATTGGAAGCACTGCCATGATCCCAACGTCCACCCAGTTCCTTGGGATCCAAATAGATGTCAATATGAATTAAAGGATGCGATTCATCAGCCTCTTTCTTGGAGCCTTGCGGTCTGGCTAAGGCGACAACCAACAAAGTGGCAAAAATAGCTAAAGTTAtgcttttcattttcgtttgtttgctTCAGATACAACTGATGCCGAAGAAGTCTTCGCCCGACACTTTTATAGGTAACCAATGATTGATAGCACGCCCCACACGACTGATAAACTGATAATGCTTTGATTTATGGGTAAACCATCTTGAAAGTCCCACAGTTAGGATGGTCAGTGAATTTGATCGTAATTGAATCTAATCAAACATTCTACTTCCCATTAGTGTGTAAGTATCTAATCAGGCAGACGAGCTACTTAACGCCTCTGAAGGATTTTCCCAGACCCATAGGATGACTAACAAACTCGCGACATTCGGTAGCCTGAACATTGTTTATCTTTTGCCTCTTTACCAgacatttcatttatttgtttttcaaaattaattgtTATAAAAAAGTGATTAAGTGTCCCAATATGTAttatagatatacatacatacatatgtatatagaaacatatgtatctatattcGATCTTAATTTGCTTTAAGAGCATAGAATTGTTTAATATCTAACCCTTgactataaatattttttatgtttccGTACTTggaataaatgaaaatagtcTTATCTTAACAATTACTAAACTACGTAGAAGTAAACCCTTTATTGGCGTTGAAGTGAAGAATTGCCCAATCAGATTTTGTGTGGTATTTCCACTCTTGACACAATtgtttttaacattttaagcacctaatttagtaaaaatatttacttcTGAAATCCAAGAAAAAGTTTTGGAAACAAGTAAACCAGAATCtagtaaatttaaattttataatctATCTTTTCGATCTTGGAGAAAAATAATGCAATTTAGAAATGagttacaattttttaaaaacaataattattatgtttgattttcatttcattaattatacataactatttatgatttatatcattttaatgaaaaatattacTATTAATATTAACTATTATttagatatattttttctgaTACATTTTTAGATTTGCCAACCTTATaaagcattttcaatcccataaaaaatataaattcttCATCAACATCAAAGAGTGAGTCAAAAACTATTTGAATATCAGACCAAACAGTTTGGGGCAATCCGAAATGACTAgagttaatatatttttactcTCAGAGCAGTTTAACATTAATAAAGAATGATACTTAAGACTTttggatttaaaaaaaaaaactagttttaatatttgcaatttaattcaaaaaagaacattgttatagttttttatataatatttatgttGGTTAGGTCTTAACTACGTAGAAATCAACGGTGGAAATGGATTCTGCTTGGATACAACCAATTTGTTGTGGACATGAGACATATAGCCTTTGATCTTGCCTTCGTAAATTAGATTCGCTACGATGCAGTGCGTCTCATCGAGTGATATATCTGTGACACCTACGAATCGCAGGGCCGTTAGGAAGTCATCCATGTCCAGCTGATGCGTCTGGCGTATGACGAATACCTTCTTGAACAGATTCCGGTAGACAATAAACTTAAGTTTCTCTACAAGTAAATAAATGCCGCTGCGGATGAGGACGAGTTCTTGCTCGCGGACAATCTCATCGAATTTGTTTACGTTGCCAGCTTTTAAGGCCAGGGCAAGATCATGGAAAAGCAATAGATCGTATCGTTGCAGCAGGGATTTGCGAGGCAGATAGCCGAGAAGCATTTTTACTGGCACCAAATAGATGAGAATCAAACGTTTATTGCTGGTGAAACGTTCCGGGCAATGGGAGAAGGCATATGCCAGATCATCGACAGCCTGACGATAGTTGGAATCAAACATGGCCCGCCGCCCAACAAAGTATTTATATGTGATTTGCTCTGGCAATGGAAAGGTGTCCTTCAATGAGCAGTTCTCTATGGCCCGGATGAGGGGCTTACACAGATGCAGTTTGTTGATgcgaaaataaattttaaacagcTGATTCACCAGATTCATCATGCCCTGGCGCTTTGTGTCCTCTTCGGAGGCGCGGCCATccgcggcacagacgcgaaAACAAGCCATCATGCAGTCGGCTGCCTTCTCCAGTATATGGCCAGGTGTAAAGCCGCGGCAATGCTTTTCACAAGCCTGGGCCAAGTACCGCAGATCTAGGCATACGCGGTACATCAACGGAAGGCACCAGTTCTCGTCCCTCAACTGTTGCAGAAGCTTCACCACGGCCGAACAACACGCCGCCTGCTGTGTGTAGGCATCCATATAGTTGGGTGGCTCCTGGGCGAGATTATAAAGCACCTTTAGATGCGCACTAACAGCCTCATCCATTGATGTTCTCTATGAATTGGATGGGAATGGAAGATAATGCAATTATCACTGAGTGAATCGTCCACAAGACCAGTTTACCTTCAGCATACGCTCCACCAATTTCTCCGGCTGGGCAATGTAGAGATTGTGGTTCTGCACGTGGATGTCACGCAAGGACAGAAATGTGGCCAAATTGTCACCATCGTCATCCTCCGCTGCTCTTAAAACGCCGGACAAATAGTTATTTACGCTTCCAAACATTTTTGGATAAATCTCTGAATGTTTTGCCGGCAAACAATGTTTTCTAGTATTTCTGCAGTGTGACCAGCCTCTCTGACATAATCCAGGGCTGCAGTGTCGAATCAGTTTGCgccatttttaaaattatttcattttatttgaaagCAATTAAAAAAGGAATTCCAACTCTAATTTCTTCGCCAACATGAAGAAATGCCCTTCATAAAAGACATTA
It encodes the following:
- the LOC6639492 gene encoding acyl-protein thioesterase 1 isoform X2, with translation MSAPVIIEATVKQTATLIFMHGLGDTGHGWSSALAAIRPPFMKVICPTAPTQPVSLNAGFRMPSWFDLKTLDISGPEDEPGIQAARDNVHGMIQKEVSAGIPANRIVIGGFSQGGALALYSALTYDQPLAGVVALSCWLPLHKQFPGAKVNSDDVPIFQAHGDYDPVVPYKFGQLSASLLKSFMKNVTFKTYNGLSHSSSDDEMDDVKDIISKWQQLNNHL
- the LOC6639492 gene encoding acyl-protein thioesterase 1 isoform X1, with product MSAPVIIEATVKQTATLIFMHGLGDTGHGWSSALAAIRPPFMKVICPTAPTQPVSLNAGFRMPSWFDLKTLDISGPEDEPGIQAARDNVHGMIQKEVSAGIPANRIVIGGFSQGGALALYSALTYDQPLAGVVALSCWLPLHKQFPGAKVNSDDVPIFQAHGDYDPVVPYKFGQLSASLLKSFMKNVTFKTYNGLSHSSSDDEMDDVKDIISKWTHWDNSQTMARKAQCCQIS
- the LOC111519746 gene encoding nestin-like yields the protein MSKVLEITNLMMKESLETATLVNRESLETATLVNKESLEIATLVNRESLETATLVNKESQETANLVNKESLETATLVNRESQETANLVNKESLETATLVNKESLEIATLVNRESLETATLVNRESLEIATLVNRESQETANLVNKESQETATLVNKESLETASLVTVNKESQETATLVNKESQETANLVNKESQETASLVTKANLETASLVTVNKESLETTTLVNRESLETTTLVNRESLETATPVNRESLETATLVNRESLETKSLVNKASMERTTLLSKAVLETTTLASKAALEITLASKKNQETAILESKAVLETTNPMNKVNKESQETATPVNKENLETIIPVSKATPANKAALEVTMPVSRETIALTIKDRRLR
- the LOC6639188 gene encoding PCI domain-containing protein 2 homolog; its protein translation is MFGSVNNYLSGVLRAAEDDDGDNLATFLSLRDIHVQNHNLYIAQPEKLVERMLKRTSMDEAVSAHLKVLYNLAQEPPNYMDAYTQQAACCSAVVKLLQQLRDENWCLPLMYRVCLDLRYLAQACEKHCRGFTPGHILEKAADCMMACFRVCAADGRASEEDTKRQGMMNLVNQLFKIYFRINKLHLCKPLIRAIENCSLKDTFPLPEQITYKYFVGRRAMFDSNYRQAVDDLAYAFSHCPERFTSNKRLILIYLVPVKMLLGYLPRKSLLQRYDLLLFHDLALALKAGNVNKFDEIVREQELVLIRSGIYLLVEKLKFIVYRNLFKKVFVIRQTHQLDMDDFLTALRFVGVTDISLDETHCIVANLIYEGKIKGYMSHVHNKLVVSKQNPFPPLIST